Proteins co-encoded in one Ignavibacteria bacterium genomic window:
- a CDS encoding T9SS type A sorting domain-containing protein: MKATKFNALLLVTLLLLTGSLMAQHGHFRPDSLTTVTVTGKVIVKTITIQDTLKWKDTVVVRQFTRYLLDTDQNGTAEYELNFGPKWYKPDSSSAVRPLDGDMVTIKGGQPGRLTRDSLKMVVVYEINGLFWRDPFDATWNRMGKNSHDKFHGGKCPKGYGFGPMHDSLTTVTVSGKVFVDTTFVNERFSIDTNNDSLPDYSLNFGPYWYTPSSGAVRPKDGDNVEVTGGLLNRNNKPVIIVFKINGQQWLDSSIVGKELGGSWIGREMRKHMKFHSPFDSLSSVTVNPGWAGGMMGGMMKNKMYGQILELMPGDIPNQEDENVLAAYEVSMFDEAGNNAMLSNGMRGSHMNLGSTTQVQLHFNDYQLQYGSFSENNITAKYWDNNSGEWVAVNNATLSTASNTVTFQQNTLSNLVILTAAKAATAMDSQNGEVPGSYQLSQNYPNPFNPSTVINYTITKAGFVSLKVYNILGKEVATLVSGQQTEGMHSVQFNASNLPSGIYIYTIQAGEFSASKKLMLLK, encoded by the coding sequence ATGAAAGCAACCAAATTTAACGCTCTGCTTCTTGTTACCCTGTTACTTTTAACCGGCAGCCTCATGGCGCAGCACGGGCACTTCCGCCCCGACTCGCTAACGACGGTAACAGTTACCGGAAAAGTAATAGTTAAAACCATAACCATACAGGATACGCTAAAGTGGAAGGACACTGTTGTGGTCCGCCAGTTCACAAGGTATCTGCTCGACACCGATCAAAACGGTACGGCCGAGTATGAACTGAACTTCGGACCCAAGTGGTACAAGCCTGACAGCAGCAGCGCCGTAAGGCCTCTGGACGGCGACATGGTGACTATAAAAGGCGGGCAGCCAGGCCGTCTTACACGTGACAGCCTTAAGATGGTAGTTGTTTATGAAATAAACGGACTCTTCTGGCGCGATCCTTTTGATGCCACGTGGAACAGGATGGGTAAAAACTCACACGACAAGTTCCACGGCGGAAAGTGTCCAAAGGGCTACGGATTCGGTCCCATGCACGATTCCCTTACAACCGTTACTGTATCAGGTAAAGTATTTGTCGATACAACCTTTGTCAATGAACGTTTTTCGATCGATACCAATAACGATTCACTGCCTGATTACAGCCTTAACTTCGGACCGTACTGGTACACACCTTCGTCAGGCGCAGTAAGGCCCAAAGACGGCGATAATGTAGAAGTTACAGGCGGGCTGCTTAACCGCAACAATAAGCCTGTGATAATAGTCTTCAAGATAAACGGACAGCAGTGGCTCGACAGTTCCATTGTTGGAAAGGAACTTGGCGGAAGCTGGATCGGACGTGAAATGAGGAAACATATGAAGTTCCACTCACCTTTTGATTCACTGAGCTCTGTAACGGTTAACCCCGGATGGGCCGGAGGAATGATGGGCGGAATGATGAAAAACAAGATGTACGGACAGATACTTGAACTTATGCCGGGTGACATTCCGAACCAGGAGGATGAAAATGTTCTTGCAGCCTATGAAGTCAGCATGTTTGACGAAGCGGGCAACAACGCCATGCTCAGTAACGGCATGAGAGGAAGCCATATGAACCTTGGTTCAACCACACAGGTTCAACTTCATTTTAATGATTATCAGCTTCAGTACGGCAGCTTCTCAGAGAACAATATCACGGCCAAGTACTGGGATAATAATTCAGGTGAGTGGGTAGCCGTTAACAATGCAACCCTCAGCACAGCATCAAACACCGTTACATTCCAGCAGAACACACTTAGCAACCTTGTAATTCTGACCGCAGCCAAGGCTGCAACAGCAATGGACAGCCAGAATGGAGAAGTTCCAGGAAGCTATCAGTTAAGCCAGAACTATCCTAATCCTTTTAATCCCTCAACAGTAATCAATTACACGATTACAAAAGCAGGATTTGTAAGTCTGAAGGTTTATAACATACTGGGCAAGGAAGTTGCAACTCTTGTAAGCGGACAGCAGACAGAAGGGATGCATTCAGTTCAGTTCAATGCTTCAAATCTTCCCAGCGGAATATATATTTACACAATTCAGGCTGGTGAATTCAGTGCCAGCAAAAAGCTCATGCTTCTAAAATAA
- a CDS encoding UBP-type zinc finger domain-containing protein: MKEVCEHIAQITREPEPKTPEGCEECLKMGDTWVHLRLCLTCGHVGCCDQSKNKHATKHYHATHHPVIKSFQPGEDWEYCYVDELFAE; the protein is encoded by the coding sequence ATGAAAGAAGTATGCGAACACATTGCTCAGATTACCAGGGAGCCCGAGCCGAAGACGCCCGAAGGATGCGAGGAGTGCCTGAAAATGGGAGACACCTGGGTGCACTTAAGGCTTTGCCTTACATGCGGGCACGTAGGCTGCTGCGACCAGTCAAAGAACAAGCATGCAACCAAGCATTATCATGCGACACACCACCCGGTAATAAAATCTTTTCAGCCGGGAGAGGACTGGGAGTACTGCTATGTGGATGAACTGTTTGCCGAGTAA
- a CDS encoding UDP-glucose--hexose-1-phosphate uridylyltransferase gives MLNNNVHRRLNILTGEWVLVSSERTKRPWQGQVEKVPPEIRPEYDPNCYLCPGNVRANGEYNPQYKSTYAFNNDFSALRLDTPESTLNDSDLLIARSEKGLCRVVCFSPKHNLTLAEMEIEDIKEVIRKWKVEYESLGSNPSINYVQIFENRGQIMGASNPHPHCQIWAEESLPVEPAKEQTRQLEYFRKKQKDLLLDYLSLEVGKKERIVYENELFVLLVPFWAVWPFETMIIPKRKIKSILEFSEDDIELFAEALKYCTVKYDNIFNVSFPYSSGIHQAPTDGKDHPEWQLHMHFYPPLLRSASIKKFMVGYEMLANPQRDILPEKSAEILRSLPTEHYSRK, from the coding sequence ATGCTAAATAATAACGTTCATAGAAGACTAAATATATTAACCGGCGAGTGGGTGCTCGTTTCATCTGAAAGAACTAAACGCCCCTGGCAAGGACAGGTGGAGAAAGTACCTCCGGAAATAAGGCCTGAATACGACCCCAATTGTTACTTGTGCCCTGGAAACGTGCGCGCAAACGGGGAATATAACCCTCAGTATAAATCAACCTATGCCTTTAATAATGATTTCAGCGCCCTCAGGCTGGATACGCCTGAATCCACACTTAATGATTCTGATCTCCTTATAGCACGCTCTGAAAAGGGCCTCTGCCGCGTCGTGTGCTTTTCCCCAAAACACAACCTGACGCTTGCTGAGATGGAAATTGAGGATATTAAGGAGGTAATAAGAAAATGGAAAGTGGAATATGAATCTCTTGGCAGTAATCCTTCCATTAACTACGTGCAGATATTTGAAAACCGGGGGCAGATCATGGGGGCCAGCAACCCGCACCCTCACTGCCAGATCTGGGCTGAGGAATCTCTACCCGTTGAGCCTGCAAAGGAACAGACGAGACAGCTTGAATACTTCAGAAAAAAACAAAAAGACCTCCTTCTTGATTACCTTTCGCTTGAAGTGGGGAAAAAAGAACGCATCGTCTATGAGAACGAATTATTCGTTCTCCTGGTCCCGTTCTGGGCCGTCTGGCCCTTTGAAACCATGATAATACCAAAGAGGAAAATTAAGAGCATTTTGGAGTTTTCAGAAGACGATATAGAACTGTTTGCAGAGGCACTTAAGTACTGCACAGTAAAATATGACAATATATTTAACGTGTCGTTTCCTTACTCTTCCGGGATTCACCAGGCTCCGACCGACGGGAAAGACCACCCTGAGTGGCAGTTGCATATGCACTTCTATCCGCCTTTATTGCGCTCGGCTTCAATTAAGAAGTTTATGGTCGGCTATGAAATGCTCGCAAACCCGCAGAGGGATATTCTGCCCGAGAAAAGCGCTGAGATATTAAGATCCTTGCCAACGGAACATTACAGCAGAAAATAA
- a CDS encoding alkaline phosphatase family protein codes for MSKTKLFFPLVVLLLALSSELFPQQLQRPKLVVGIVIDQMRYDYLYRFEPYYGKDGFNRLKNEGSNFTFAHYNYVPTYTACGHTSIYTGTTPYFHGIIGNDFYDKSLKKMVYCASDTTVKTVGSNDKEGQMSPRRELSTTITDQLKLATNGKAKVISVSLKDRAAILPGGHWPDGAYWYDYETGDFITSTYYMNSLPVWVQDFNKRKLADKFLSGQWTLSKPREDYQSLGSDQSDYEKDVFSEGKTTFPHAFDKVKPDQKYGSLESTPFGNEIVKEMAIAALVNENLGKGKETDFLAVSFSSTDYVGHAYGNYSYELQDTYIKLDLQIAELLKALDKQVGKGNYVFFLTADHAGLDTPHFLKDHNLPSGELNSRAFSDSLKAFATRTYGSTRIIENTSNLQIFFSRDEIKKGGLDLHSVISSFSNYIRSGFPQISTLSTRTDLEGRAASRESGDLILNGFNPARSGDIAYNLQPGFLPTFLNTGTTHGAPYSYDTHVPILFYGWHIPKQTVNTPVYIVDIAATVADLLKITEPSGSIGIPLIK; via the coding sequence ATGTCAAAAACTAAATTATTTTTTCCGCTCGTGGTCTTACTGCTTGCCCTTTCATCTGAACTCTTTCCACAGCAGCTGCAAAGACCGAAACTGGTCGTCGGAATCGTCATAGACCAGATGAGATATGATTATCTTTACCGTTTCGAACCTTATTACGGAAAAGACGGCTTTAACCGCCTCAAAAATGAAGGCTCAAATTTCACTTTTGCCCATTATAATTATGTCCCTACTTATACCGCATGCGGGCATACATCCATATATACCGGAACTACACCGTACTTCCATGGAATAATCGGAAACGACTTCTACGATAAGTCACTGAAGAAAATGGTCTACTGCGCAAGCGACACCACAGTTAAAACCGTCGGCAGTAATGATAAGGAAGGACAGATGTCCCCAAGGCGCGAACTCTCTACTACAATTACAGACCAGCTTAAGCTTGCAACTAACGGGAAGGCAAAAGTTATAAGCGTTTCACTTAAGGACAGGGCTGCAATCCTTCCCGGAGGCCACTGGCCCGACGGGGCTTACTGGTATGATTATGAAACAGGGGACTTCATTACTTCCACCTATTACATGAATTCGCTTCCTGTGTGGGTGCAGGATTTTAATAAAAGAAAACTGGCAGATAAGTTCTTGTCAGGGCAGTGGACACTATCAAAGCCCAGGGAGGACTATCAGAGCCTGGGATCTGACCAGTCGGACTATGAAAAAGACGTATTCTCAGAAGGCAAGACCACATTCCCTCATGCATTCGATAAGGTGAAGCCCGACCAGAAATACGGAAGCCTTGAATCCACCCCCTTTGGAAACGAGATAGTTAAGGAAATGGCAATTGCGGCTCTCGTAAATGAAAACCTGGGAAAGGGCAAAGAAACAGATTTCCTGGCCGTAAGCTTTTCCTCCACCGACTATGTGGGGCACGCTTATGGAAATTATTCCTATGAGCTTCAGGATACCTATATTAAACTCGACCTCCAGATCGCGGAGCTCTTAAAGGCGCTCGATAAACAGGTGGGAAAAGGAAACTATGTGTTCTTTTTAACCGCTGACCACGCGGGGCTCGATACACCGCACTTCCTGAAGGACCATAACCTCCCTTCAGGGGAACTTAACAGCAGGGCATTTTCAGATTCTCTGAAGGCTTTTGCCACAAGAACTTACGGCAGCACAAGAATTATTGAGAATACATCGAACCTCCAGATATTTTTTAGCCGCGATGAGATAAAAAAAGGCGGCCTGGATCTTCACTCTGTAATCAGCTCCTTCAGCAATTATATAAGAAGCGGTTTTCCGCAGATTTCAACCCTCTCAACAAGGACTGACCTTGAAGGCAGAGCTGCCAGCCGTGAGTCCGGGGACCTGATATTAAACGGCTTTAACCCGGCACGCTCGGGCGACATTGCCTATAACCTTCAGCCCGGATTTCTTCCGACTTTCCTTAATACCGGAACAACCCACGGCGCCCCGTATTCATACGATACACACGTCCCCATACTTTTTTACGGGTGGCACATTCCTAAGCAGACTGTAAACACACCTGTCTATATCGTCGACATTGCAGCTACGGTTGCAGACCTGCTGAAAATTACTGAGCCCAGCGGCTCCATAGGAATTCCGCTTATTAAGTAA
- a CDS encoding ring-cleaving dioxygenase, with the protein MAENKITGIHHITAIAGDPQKNLDFYTGILGLRLVKKTVNFDAPDVYHFYYGNETGDPGTILTFFPFGDIQRGRNGKGMINTISFSVPSSSMEFWEERLHKFSVNYHSAQERFDGEVIISFKDPDGLQLELVFNDRDARNGFTYGLVPLEHSIKGFFSVEIWEEGYERTAGILTAQLDHKLITEKGNRFRFAADDSPGNYVDILCTPDSLRGLGGNGTVHHMAFCTPGKESQLEVRRGIAESMLNPTPVIDRQYFESVYFREPGGVLFEVATRPPGFTVDESQEHLGEDFMLPPQYEPHRREIEKAVKPVKLNLEKFRRMYF; encoded by the coding sequence ATGGCAGAAAATAAAATAACAGGAATTCACCACATTACGGCAATTGCGGGTGACCCGCAGAAAAACCTGGACTTCTATACGGGCATACTGGGGCTCAGGCTTGTCAAGAAGACCGTGAACTTTGACGCTCCCGACGTGTATCATTTTTATTATGGCAACGAAACCGGGGATCCCGGAACCATTCTTACTTTCTTTCCCTTCGGGGATATACAGAGGGGGCGTAACGGAAAGGGAATGATCAATACCATATCATTTTCTGTCCCGTCTTCTTCAATGGAATTCTGGGAAGAACGCCTGCATAAATTCAGCGTTAATTATCATTCTGCGCAGGAACGCTTTGACGGCGAGGTCATAATCTCATTTAAGGATCCGGACGGGCTGCAGCTTGAACTGGTATTTAACGACAGGGACGCCCGGAACGGATTTACATATGGACTTGTTCCCCTGGAACATTCAATTAAAGGATTTTTCAGCGTGGAGATCTGGGAGGAAGGTTATGAAAGAACTGCCGGTATACTGACTGCGCAGCTCGACCATAAACTCATTACAGAAAAAGGCAACCGCTTCCGTTTTGCCGCGGATGATTCACCCGGCAACTATGTGGACATTTTATGCACTCCCGACAGCCTCAGGGGCCTGGGCGGAAACGGCACGGTCCACCATATGGCTTTTTGTACTCCCGGCAAGGAATCGCAGCTGGAAGTAAGGCGCGGAATAGCTGAAAGTATGCTCAATCCAACGCCTGTAATCGACAGGCAGTACTTTGAATCTGTCTATTTCCGCGAGCCGGGAGGAGTGCTCTTTGAGGTTGCAACAAGGCCTCCGGGTTTTACAGTCGATGAAAGCCAGGAGCACCTGGGAGAGGACTTTATGCTTCCGCCGCAGTACGAACCTCACCGCAGGGAAATTGAAAAGGCGGTGAAGCCTGTAAAGCTGAATCTGGAGAAATTCCGCCGCATGTATTTTTAA
- a CDS encoding sodium:solute symporter family protein — translation MESTGFSAIGLTYVDWLIIVIYFAFILGIGLYLKKFTTSEKDFFLAGRRNSSWVAGLAFLSANLGALELLGMTGNTFQYGMYVAHFYWIGAIPAMLFLGIYMMPFYYSSKINSVPGYLKVRFDEKTRVLNGFSFAIMTLLVSGINLYAMALVLHTFLGWHWDVSMWVSAITVAAYVSLSGLMSAIFTEIIQFFLIWFGLFLVSIMGILEIGSIKEIFARIQEFQTTSMNTLWSTSGDPSQNGMMVTWGGIVLGLGFVLSFGYWTTDFLVVQRAFSAKDLRSARMTPILASFFKMALPFIVILAGLIALVLSHDPKSGFPMLKAGEYDQALPLLIARYYPSGLVGLGVTALLAGFMAGQAGNISAFNTVWTYDIYKSVINKNASDKNLLWMGRAATIVGIIISIGTAYWAKSFPSIMDYMQAIFSWVNAPLFATMLLGMFVWWITPNGAFFGLITGMLSSFALFLIDKMKWMDLTFITLSNKPSVMATNFWRAWWAWLICFVVTIVISLFTKKKDKKELVGFVKGLTAEAPEEKNIPLLEKPEFWAVISLIILIAINIYYW, via the coding sequence ATGGAGTCTACTGGTTTTAGTGCTATCGGCCTGACGTATGTCGACTGGCTCATAATTGTGATATATTTCGCCTTCATACTGGGTATTGGCCTTTATCTTAAAAAATTTACTACAAGCGAAAAGGATTTCTTCCTGGCAGGAAGAAGAAACTCCTCCTGGGTGGCAGGACTTGCATTCTTGTCTGCTAACCTCGGGGCACTGGAGCTCCTCGGTATGACGGGAAATACGTTCCAGTACGGAATGTATGTGGCCCATTTTTACTGGATCGGCGCAATCCCCGCAATGCTTTTCCTGGGCATTTATATGATGCCTTTTTACTACAGCAGCAAAATCAATTCTGTACCCGGATACCTTAAGGTCCGCTTCGACGAGAAAACCAGAGTACTCAACGGATTTTCATTTGCAATAATGACACTCCTGGTCTCAGGCATTAACCTCTATGCAATGGCACTCGTACTGCATACATTTTTAGGCTGGCACTGGGACGTAAGCATGTGGGTATCGGCAATCACTGTTGCCGCATACGTATCCTTAAGCGGACTTATGTCTGCGATTTTTACAGAAATCATCCAGTTCTTCCTGATCTGGTTCGGCCTTTTCCTCGTCTCAATTATGGGTATTCTTGAGATCGGGAGCATTAAGGAGATTTTTGCCAGGATACAGGAGTTCCAGACCACTTCGATGAATACTCTATGGTCAACCTCAGGCGACCCATCGCAAAACGGCATGATGGTTACGTGGGGTGGCATCGTACTGGGTCTCGGATTTGTCCTGTCATTCGGATACTGGACCACGGACTTTCTTGTCGTGCAGCGCGCCTTCTCGGCCAAGGATCTGCGCTCGGCCAGAATGACCCCGATACTTGCCTCCTTCTTCAAGATGGCGCTTCCTTTTATTGTCATTCTTGCGGGCCTTATTGCACTTGTATTGTCACACGATCCTAAAAGCGGGTTCCCGATGCTCAAGGCAGGGGAATACGACCAGGCACTTCCTCTTTTAATTGCAAGGTATTATCCTTCCGGACTTGTGGGCCTTGGCGTAACAGCCCTTCTGGCCGGCTTTATGGCAGGGCAGGCAGGCAATATCAGCGCTTTTAACACAGTTTGGACATACGATATTTATAAATCCGTAATAAATAAAAACGCTTCAGATAAGAACCTCCTCTGGATGGGCCGCGCTGCAACAATCGTCGGCATTATTATCTCAATCGGTACTGCCTACTGGGCAAAGAGCTTCCCGAGCATTATGGATTATATGCAGGCAATCTTCTCCTGGGTCAACGCTCCCTTGTTTGCTACCATGCTCCTTGGAATGTTTGTCTGGTGGATTACCCCCAACGGGGCTTTCTTCGGACTCATAACAGGAATGCTTTCTTCGTTTGCACTGTTCCTTATAGACAAGATGAAATGGATGGACCTTACATTCATTACACTTTCCAATAAGCCGAGCGTCATGGCAACAAACTTCTGGAGAGCCTGGTGGGCATGGCTCATCTGTTTTGTTGTAACCATAGTTATAAGCCTCTTTACAAAGAAAAAAGATAAGAAGGAACTTGTGGGGTTTGTCAAGGGCCTGACCGCTGAGGCCCCAGAAGAGAAGAACATTCCCCTGCTTGAAAAGCCAGAGTTCTGGGCCGTCATTTCACTTATTATCTTAATTGCAATAAATATCTATTACTGGTAA
- a CDS encoding phospholipase yields the protein MLLNSKNLVMAGRDVSEAKKALVMIHGRGADARDILSLSEYLNVKDFALLAPETEGNTWYPYSFLAPQKQNEPWLSSALEKLGDIIRDLNEAGIQDGNVYLLGFSQGACLTLEFAARNAKKYGGIVAFTGGLIGERIHPENYHGDFFNTPVFLGTSDPDPHVPLERVNSTLDILLRMNADVTLKVYKNMGHTISQDEISEADRLIFPTKTPPP from the coding sequence ATGCTGTTAAATTCAAAAAATCTGGTTATGGCGGGCAGGGATGTTTCCGAGGCAAAAAAGGCACTCGTCATGATACACGGCAGGGGGGCAGACGCCAGGGACATCCTTTCACTTTCAGAATACCTGAACGTAAAAGACTTTGCGCTTCTTGCCCCTGAGACTGAAGGAAACACCTGGTACCCTTATTCTTTCCTTGCCCCTCAGAAGCAGAATGAACCCTGGCTTTCCTCTGCCCTGGAAAAGCTTGGAGATATAATAAGGGACCTGAATGAGGCGGGAATTCAGGACGGGAATGTCTACCTGCTCGGCTTTTCCCAGGGCGCCTGCCTTACGCTCGAATTTGCAGCGCGTAACGCAAAAAAGTATGGCGGAATTGTAGCTTTTACCGGGGGCTTAATAGGGGAAAGGATCCATCCCGAAAACTACCATGGCGATTTTTTTAACACCCCGGTTTTTCTTGGCACCAGCGACCCCGATCCCCACGTGCCCCTGGAAAGAGTGAATTCAACTCTGGACATCCTGCTCCGGATGAACGCTGATGTTACATTAAAAGTGTATAAGAATATGGGACACACAATCTCTCAGGATGAGATTAGTGAGGCTGACAGGCTGATCTTTCCCACAAAAACTCCGCCTCCCTGA
- a CDS encoding galactokinase: protein MRNNNMELKELYKNNGTLEAQTFRLRNLEKYFNENFEASKPAFFTSPGRIEIGGNHTDHNNGLILASAIDTDTIAAAQKNNLNRINLISGNLKSRFSVDLGNLHIQEAEKGTTSALIRGMAAKFLLEGHMIGGFDCVLQSDVAIGSGLSSSASVEVLIGAILNEFYNAGGVSPVEIAKFGQYAENNFFGKPCGLMDQLAIAVGGIVFVDFFDKDNPKVEKLNVNFSDYGFEAVIVNTGATHADLTDDYAAIPSEMKAVAGYFGKSLCRFIKRSDILDNMKDLRIKLGDRAVLRALHFLEENERVKREVLAIKNGEITEFLSLIKQSGDSSFKFLQNIYSNKNYKEQSVSIALELTEYYLKKNFSRGSCRIHGGGFAGTILAFVEHNLFDDYMSLINRALEPGSVHKVEVREYGACRIKL, encoded by the coding sequence ATGAGAAACAATAATATGGAATTAAAGGAATTATATAAGAATAACGGAACACTTGAGGCACAGACCTTCAGGCTAAGAAATCTTGAGAAGTACTTTAATGAAAACTTTGAGGCCTCAAAGCCTGCATTCTTTACGAGTCCCGGCAGGATTGAAATAGGAGGCAACCATACAGATCATAATAACGGACTGATTCTTGCCTCCGCAATTGACACAGATACAATTGCCGCTGCTCAAAAGAATAACCTTAACAGGATAAATTTAATCTCAGGTAATCTTAAGTCCAGGTTTTCCGTTGACTTAGGAAACCTTCATATTCAGGAAGCAGAAAAAGGAACGACCTCAGCCCTAATCCGTGGAATGGCGGCAAAATTCCTCCTGGAAGGCCACATGATCGGGGGATTTGACTGCGTGCTACAGAGCGATGTAGCCATAGGATCAGGCCTCAGCTCATCGGCCTCTGTTGAAGTATTGATAGGTGCAATATTAAATGAATTCTATAACGCAGGAGGTGTATCTCCCGTGGAAATTGCAAAATTCGGGCAGTATGCTGAAAATAATTTCTTCGGAAAACCCTGCGGACTTATGGATCAGCTCGCAATTGCCGTTGGCGGAATAGTCTTTGTGGATTTCTTTGACAAGGACAATCCCAAGGTTGAAAAACTGAATGTTAATTTTTCTGACTACGGCTTTGAGGCGGTCATTGTCAACACTGGCGCTACACACGCAGATCTTACGGATGACTACGCCGCAATCCCTTCCGAAATGAAAGCCGTTGCAGGATACTTTGGGAAAAGCCTCTGCCGCTTCATTAAGCGCAGTGATATTCTGGATAACATGAAAGACCTCAGGATTAAACTGGGCGACCGTGCGGTCTTAAGGGCTCTTCACTTCCTGGAGGAAAATGAAAGGGTTAAAAGGGAAGTCCTGGCTATTAAAAATGGAGAGATAACCGAATTTTTGTCTTTAATAAAACAGTCCGGCGATTCTTCCTTCAAGTTTCTGCAGAACATATACTCGAATAAAAACTATAAGGAGCAGAGCGTTTCAATTGCACTGGAATTAACAGAGTACTACCTGAAGAAAAACTTCAGTCGCGGAAGCTGCAGGATCCACGGTGGCGGCTTTGCCGGCACAATCCTGGCGTTTGTGGAACACAATCTATTTGATGATTATATGTCCCTTATTAACAGGGCTTTGGAACCGGGTTCTGTGCACAAGGTGGAGGTTCGTGAATACGGCGCGTGCAGAATAAAATTATAA
- a CDS encoding PLP-dependent transferase, with the protein MEYFCHIPCGDSLPQNNPHAVSVSLPKISDVVGYEESDPSVLEIMHSAYPRFRQNLLVQKARDYARKNFSLTPEDDIIPVSSFKSVSLFEKQTGHCLETLTFEGLDFIKIPKDSPLLEGVKYFQQHTGLILSSRKAEDFLLKNKIVLSEFPEKREDSSSAAGIIKKTLSEAYGNVAPEDVFLCTSGTNAFYTAFEALRVKRSEAKRNIIVQLGWLYLDSMEIIRKYSNKHSICINIADLDSLEQYIKENHSEIACVITEIPTNPLIQTADLPRLSSLTRNFNIPLMIDSTIATPFNVELMEYADVVVESLTKYACGHADVMMGAVMLNKNSNMAQSIKEALCGINEIPYIKDICRLAEEIKFYSQRVEAISENTLRFISYLKSSAKIKHVHWALEESTECNYRKIMKNGGAVPGLISVIFDKDLQHYYDRLPLAKGPSFGTEFTLAMPYIYMAHYDMLKTPRGRARLNNLGIDRQLLRISVGLEPSDELIRVFEEL; encoded by the coding sequence ATGGAGTACTTTTGTCATATACCTTGCGGAGATTCATTACCTCAAAACAACCCGCATGCAGTTTCGGTAAGCCTTCCCAAAATCTCTGACGTCGTTGGATATGAGGAAAGCGATCCCTCGGTTCTTGAAATTATGCATTCTGCGTACCCGCGCTTCAGACAGAACCTGCTGGTTCAGAAAGCCCGGGATTATGCCCGCAAGAATTTTTCTTTAACTCCTGAAGACGATATCATTCCCGTCTCCTCATTTAAGAGCGTGTCCTTATTCGAAAAACAGACCGGACATTGCCTGGAAACCCTCACCTTTGAGGGCCTGGACTTTATTAAAATCCCTAAGGATTCTCCTTTACTTGAAGGTGTAAAATATTTCCAGCAGCACACGGGACTAATCCTATCTTCAAGAAAAGCCGAAGACTTCCTGCTTAAAAATAAAATCGTCCTCTCTGAATTCCCGGAAAAGCGTGAGGATTCATCATCTGCCGCGGGTATAATAAAAAAGACACTTTCTGAGGCCTATGGCAATGTGGCGCCTGAAGACGTATTTCTCTGTACTTCAGGAACAAATGCCTTCTATACGGCTTTTGAAGCCTTAAGAGTGAAACGGTCTGAGGCTAAAAGAAACATTATTGTCCAGCTTGGGTGGCTATATCTCGACTCGATGGAAATAATCCGCAAATACAGCAATAAGCACTCAATTTGTATTAACATTGCGGACCTGGATTCTCTTGAACAATATATAAAAGAAAATCACTCTGAAATTGCCTGCGTAATTACGGAAATCCCGACGAATCCTTTGATCCAGACGGCAGACCTGCCGAGGCTTTCCTCCTTAACCCGGAACTTTAATATTCCTTTAATGATTGATTCAACAATTGCCACACCATTTAACGTGGAACTGATGGAATATGCCGACGTTGTTGTTGAAAGCCTCACCAAATACGCGTGCGGCCATGCCGATGTAATGATGGGCGCTGTCATGCTGAATAAGAACAGCAATATGGCACAGTCAATAAAAGAAGCCCTGTGCGGAATAAATGAAATCCCATATATTAAAGACATATGCAGGCTGGCTGAAGAAATTAAATTCTACTCTCAAAGGGTGGAGGCAATTTCAGAAAATACGCTCCGGTTTATTAGCTATCTGAAATCATCTGCTAAAATTAAACACGTTCACTGGGCGCTTGAAGAATCTACCGAATGCAATTACAGAAAGATAATGAAAAATGGCGGTGCCGTGCCCGGGCTCATCTCAGTAATTTTTGATAAGGATCTTCAGCACTATTACGACCGCCTTCCGCTGGCCAAAGGTCCAAGCTTCGGAACAGAGTTTACGCTCGCCATGCCATACATTTATATGGCGCATTACGATATGCTGAAGACCCCGCGGGGCAGGGCAAGGCTGAATAACCTAGGCATTGACCGTCAGCTCCTTAGAATTTCTGTAGGCCTTGAGCCTTCTGATGAGCTGATAAGGGTGTTTGAAGAGCTATAG